The region ctcaCTGCTTACACTCGATTACCAAATTTCCAACACACTCCTAGCAAAATTATACACATGTATGGCTATCATTAACACTATTCTGCCAACTGTCtggcacactttcacatgtgaaaaCTGTTTAGATAATTAGTTCACTTTGCAATCAGCCTAAGCACTATAAATAAGCCACAGGTCAGCTGTCTGTGTGGAGTACAATGGAAGGAGCAGTAAGAGTGAGAAGAGTGAGAATCAGAGGAGgcagagggagaggaagaggaggtgaagaagagagagggagaggacgtggaggtgaagaagagagagggagaggacgtggaggtgaagaagagagagggagaggacgtggaggtgaagaagagagagggagaggacgtggaggtgaagaagagagagggagaggacgtggaggtgaagaagagagagggagaggacgtggaggtgaagaagcgagagggagaggacgtggaggtgaagaagcgagagggagaggacgtggaggtgaagaagcgagagggagaggacgtggaggtgaagaagagagagggagaggaagaggaggtgaagaagagagagggagaggacgtggaggtgaagaagagagagggagaggacatggaggtgaagaagagagagggagaggacgtggaggtgaagaagagagagggagaggacgtggaggtgaagaagagagagggagaggacgtggaggtgaagaagagagggagaggacgtggaggtgaagaagcgagagggagaggacgtggaggtgaagaagcgagaTGAAGAAGcgagagggagaggacgtggaggtgaagaagatagagggagaggacgtggaggtgaagaagagagagggagaggacgtggaggtgaagaagagagagggagaggacgtggaggtgaagaagcgagagggagaggacgtggaggtgaagaagcgagagggagaggacgtggaggtgaagaagagagagggagaggacgtggaggtgaagaagagagagggagaggacgcggaggtgaagaagagagaggaagaggacgcggaggtgaagaagagagaggaagaggacgtggaggtgaagaagtgagaggaagaggacgtggaggtgaagaagcgagagggagaggacgtggaggtgaagaagagagagggagaggacgtggaggtgaagaagagagaggaagaggacgtggaggtgaagaagagagagggagaggacgtggaggtgaagaagagagaggaagaggacgtggaggtgaagaagagagagggagaggacgtggaggtgaagaagagagaggaagaggacgtggaggtgaagaagagagaggaagaggacgtggaggtgaagaagcgagaggaagaggacgtggagacgtggaggtgaagaagagagaggaagaggacgtggaggtgaagaagagagagggagaggacgtggaggtgaagaagagagagggagaggacgtggaggtgaagaagagagagggagaggacgtggaggtgaagaagagagagggagaggacgtggaggtgaagaagagagagggagaggacgtggaggtgaagaagagagagggagaggacgtggaggtgaagaagagagaggaagaggacgtggaggtgaagaagagagaggaagaggacgtggaggtgaagaagagagaggaagaggacgtggaggtgaagaagagagaggaagaggacgtggaggtgaagaagagagagggagaggacgtggaggtgaagaagagagagggagaggacgtggaggtgaagaagagagagggagaggacgtggaggtgaagaagagagagggagaggacgtggaggtgaagaagagagaggaagaggacgtggaggtgaagaagagagagggagaggacgtggaggtgaagaagagagagggagaggacgtggaggtgaagaagagagagggagaggacgtggaggtgaagaagagagagggagaggacgtggaggtgaagaagagagagggagaggacgtggaggtgaagaagagagagggagaggacgtggaggtgaagaagagagaggaagaggacgtggaggtgaagaagagagaggaagaggacgtggaggtgaagaagagagaggaagaggacgtggaggtgaagaagaagaagaggatgaggaCTGCGCGATAAGACTGCGCGAAATACAGCAGCGCATAAGTGATAATGACACCATCTTTCAAAATATACACAGTGTAAGTATTTCTGCACTAAGTCGTGTACTTGCGCGCCACAGAATAAGAATGAAGCAAATTTACAGAGTTCCTTTCGAGAGAAACACAGAACGTGTAAAGCAACTGCGATGTGACTATGTGCAGGTAAGCTATAGTGTCATCGGTTCTGAATGTGGAAGTGCATACTGTAGAGCTGTGCATGGGCCTGATGTGTTGCATTAGTTTTGTCTTGTCCAGAGAGTGATGGAACTAGAAGCAGATGCCATGGGACATGAGCTACTTTTTGTAGATGAGGCCGGTTTTAACCTCAGTAAAACCAGGAGACGTGGCAGGAACATTACTGGACACCGTGCCATCATCAATGTCCCAGGACAACCTTGTGGTAACATAACCATGTGTGCAGCTATAAGCCAAAATGGTGTTGTTCACCATCATGCAACTATAGGCCCATACAACACTGCACACATTATTGCATTCCTGGACACCTTACATGACATGCTCACTGTTCAGAGACCAGAGCATACCCGATATGTCATCATATAGGACAATGTTAGTTTCCATTAGGCTGCTTTGGTCCGCAACTCGTTTACAGACCCACCATCCTTCATGGCACTCAACCTCCCTCCATACTCTCCGTTCTTAAATCCCATCGAGGAGTTCTTCTCTGCCTGGTGCTGGAAAGTGTACGACCGTCATCCTCATCAACAGGTAGCCCTTTTACAGGCAATGGAGGAGGCATGTGGAGATACTGACCAGGCATCATGTCAGGCCTGGATACGGCATTCAAGGAGATATTTCCCCGGTGCCTTGGACTGGAGGATATCGCATGCGATGGCCGGACCCAGAAAGACGACATGATGTAGGCTGATTGTCTTTTCTTTTGTGAAATTACTATTTTGTGTTCTGACTTTGTCTTGGTTTTGATGAGTGTGAATAAACACCAATACTTGAAGTTTGGATCCTTGTATGTTTACATGACACTATGACAAAAGTATGACCTCAAATTGACATCTGTACACAGAGAAAGCAAAAGCCAGATGTGTTTTGTATTCATACCATCAGTGTGTAGTTGGCACATTGTGTGCTTCGTAGATGATGGCTTGTGTTTACTGTTTGATACGAAAGCACCATTTTTACCAAGGTGTGAAGAGTTAATCTAGCTGTGTTTGCTTTTGCAAGAGAACTACAATGTTTTGATAATTGGGTGAAAGGTTTTcttatttgtgtgtagagttttgcaaaaattgCCAATAGTTACAACAAATGTGCTTAAGcaatcagaaaaaactgtaaagCAGTGCATTACAGGTGattaaacttttttaatgcattgactttgtcacacacacacacacacacacacatggcacaCTGTGTAACtgttattcacatttttttttaaagtgtaaaaacttgttggcacagtggttaaccagaaaaaTAAAAAGCCGGATACCTTGCCGCCCCCTGCTGTATATGAAAAAaggtttgatgtattattatcaaaaatattaaaatagtctgGACAATACAGTAAATAAACTATTAGTGtaccatttgtttatttaaaatcttttttgacTGAATATTAGAAATAAGTTCCAAGTTTCATTAATATTGGATTTCATTTGCGTTGCATCTTTTCCAGACATCTAGTGTTGTTATTCTAACGTGTGTATGATTATAATAAGAAGAATGAGCAGATGTATATATCTGATATATTCTGTATTagtaaaatgtgtttgtgtgttggtcAGAGTCTGGTGTGTCCGTTCAGGATGGAACTGTAAAGCTCCTGCGTCATCGGCACAAACGTCTGCTTCGACTCGTCCAGGAAGAAGAGTTTACTCTGGATGATGTTTGGGTCGAATCCCTCCTGCACcagctgacctttgacctgtttGAAGGTCCCCGTCATGTCCAGCTCGTCCTGTGGAGGAATAAACCACAGTCAGACGGACTTCAGATAACACTGAGGTCAAACCATACAAACACTGAAACTGAAGTTCTGTTCcgcaatagtgtgtgtgtgtgtgtgtgcgagtgtgtctgtctgtgtgtgagtgtgtgtgtgagtgcgtgtgtgtgtgtgtctgtgtgtgtgtgtgtgtatgtgtgtgtgagtgtgtgtgagtgcgtgtgtgtgtgtgtgagtgcgtgtgtgtgtgtctgtgtgtgtgtgtctgtgtgtgtgtgtctgtctgtgtgtgtgtgtgtgtgtgtgtgtgtgtgagtgcgtgtgtgcgcgtctgcgtgtgtgtgtgtgagtgtgtgtgtttgtgtgcgtgcgtgcgtgtgtgtgtgcgtgtgtgtgcgcgttgtgtctgtctgtgtgtgtgtctgtgtgtgtgtgagtgtgtgtgtgagtgcgtgtgtgtgtctgtgtgtgtgtgtgtgtgtgtgtgtgtgtgtgtctgtgtgcgtgtgtgcgtgcgtgcgtgcgtgtgtgtgtgtgtgtctgtgtgcgtgcgtgcgtgtttgtgtgtgtgtctgtgtgcgtgcgtgcgtgcgtgtgcgtgtgtgtgtgtgtgtctgtgtgtgtgtgtgagtgcgtgtgtgtgtgtctgtgtgtgtgtctgtgtgtgtgtgtgtgtgtgtgtgtgagtgtgtgtgagtgcgtgtgtgcgcgtctgcgtgtgtgtgtgtgagtgtgtgtgtttgtgtgcgtgcgtgcgtgtgtgcgtgtgtgtgtgtgtgcgagtgtgtctgtctgtgtgtgtgtctgtgtgtgtgtgagtgtgtgtgtgagtgcgtgtgtgtgtgtgtctgtgtgtgtgtgtgtgtgtgtgtgtgcgtgcgtgcgtgcgtgtgtgtgtctgtgtgcgtgtgtgtgtgtgtctgtgtgcgtgtgtgtgtgtgtctgtgtgcgtgcgtgcgtgtgtgtgtgtgtgcgtgtgtgtgtgtgtgtgtgtgtgtgcgcgtctgcgtgtgtgagtgtgtgtgtgtgtgcgtgcgtgtgagtgtgtgcatgtgtgtgtgcgcgtctgcgtgtgtgagtgtgtgcgtttgtgcgcgtctgcgtgcgtgtgtgtgtgtgtgtgtgtgcgtgcgtgcgtgtgtgtgtgtgtgtgtgtgcgcgtgtgtgtgtgtgtgtgtgtgtgtgtgtgtgcgtgcgtgtgcgtgtgtgtgtgtgtgtgtgtgcgtgcctgtATCCTGATGAAGTGTGGTCTGGCGTACGCTGGCAGGAGGTTCTTCACATGTTTGTATGTGGCAGATCTGTCAAACTCTGTCCCGTCTGTGAGCTTGAGAGCCGCCATCCCAATCCGTCCCTCGTGACCTGAGACAAACACATCAAAGCCCTGAGATGAGTGGACAAACACTGCTCCTCGGTCAGCACTGAAGATCCTGACCTGATACTCTCACTCCGTAGACGTTTGCAGCTTCAATAGAATCCAGCATGAGCAAAATCTCAGACACTTCAGTCGTGGCCACATTTTCTCCTTTCCACCTAAATCACCAGAAGCAGGAATTACTCTCGTGCAGCCGCATTCAGAAACACTTTATCATTCTGACATAAACGCTCTGCTAACTATCAGCGATGCTGCGACCAGTGCTGGGGAGGtcactttggaaatgtaataaatTACTGATTACAAGTACTTTTCTAAATGTCTGATAAATGTTTTCATTGCAGTagaactcaacactgattactgtcagactttcagaaTCCTTCAgaacttgaattaagattataatcatttaattttaaagctcAGCCACCACTaaatcagactttagcacctctttttactttgagatcgTTCTGAgcttaaatacagatttaaaatcataagaagaAATATTTTAGTAGCtataatagtgtttttttaaatctaatcttTGTATAACTATGACAGGAAAGAATgtcttgggggaaaaaaactgttattcttaaaaaattaagcatatacacaaacccaaataggaaataaaatggTTTTAGAACAATCAATGCAATTTATGAAAGAAATCAAATAAATCTATATGTGTGTGAGAATATTCAGATGATAACTCCTTTATAGTcattaaccacttgagctgttattttgattttttgagaattaggcatatgcaatattggacccaccggtgggtccccagagttgatgtggttaacattttcaaaagtaactaatttaattacacttttttccctcagtaactgtaactgattacaattacatttatttagtaattaaatttTGTTACATGTAACTCCATGTCAGAGTATTCATGGACTAATATCTGCTCACTCTTTATTTTGTTGGTTCTCAACACATTCGACTGACGAGAAATAACTAGCAGTGCATGTCAACTTACTCGACTAACGCTAACCTGACGTCTACTAATGCTGAATTAGTGGACCTGTGTTCCTCCTTCACTGAATCTCACCGGAACGTGTCTCCGATGCGGTCCTGAAAGTAAAGGAAGCCGTGGCGGTCAGCTGATATAAGATCTCCAGTGTTGAAGAACAGATCTCCTTTCTTAAAGACGTTCTTCAGCTTCTTCTTCTCTGTTTGCGCAGGGTTTTTAACATAGCCGCTGAACGGAGCGATTTCACTGATCTTTGCCACCAGCAGCCCGGTTTCACCTGAACAGTAAACACATCACAATTCACTTTCAGACAGTTAATTATCATGCACTCTGTTTCCTCTGGCATCACTGCATCTGTGTGACTGATGTCTTCATGATGGTTCACCTGGAGCGACCTCCACACACAGTCCTGCGGAGTCTCGCACCGGCTCCTCCGTCTCCGGATCAAACTTAATGAAGGCGAAAGGAAcgagcatctgcacacacacacacacacgttcatcaACATCCACATGAGCAGAATCACGTCTACAATCATAGTTAGTCATGAGTGCATCGTGGGACCTTGTGGATGGCAGTCACTCTCCCGATGGATCCGATTTTCCCGCTGTAGTTGATGAATCCGATGTTCCCCTCGGTGGCTCCGTAGCACTCGCAGATGTGAACGTTCCCGAAGCGCTGAAGGAATTCCTCCCATGTCTCCGCTCGGATGCCGTTCCCCAGAGCCAGACGCACACGGTGATCACGATCACGCTCGCTCTGGTGGGATGAAGACTTTTCTTACAGAATTTTCGTacaaatttatatctcacaattctgactttagttCTCACAATTTGCACGTTTCTATGACGAattcagattaaaaataaaaaaaggcagaattgtgagagaaaaagttAAAACTACCTTTTAATTTATACTGTGGTGGAAAAGGGCTTCGGCAGTATGATGGACACAGACTGATTCTATAGCTCCAGACTATGAATCCATCCAGTCAGAGCAGTTTCTGCATCAGTTTGTGTGATCTGTTTACTGCGTCATGTCCAGCTTTTCTCCATAACCATTTATAAATTAATCGAATGTGTCTGATGTCTAGTGTTCTAAAACCTCTTCCGATATCTGaagtcatgtagtgtattccagggGCTGATgagacgacacacacacacacacacacacacacacagagcagaggaGTGTACCTTGGGTGTGTTGCACAGGTAACGCATGACCTCTCCGATGTACTGGATGACCGTCACATTATGCTCTCGACAGTCGGCCCAAAACTGAGACGCAGAAAACTTCCTCCTCAGCACCACTGTGATCCCTGAAACCAGATCCGCTGTAAATCACTCAATCTGATCGTAAATCTGACCTCCACAAAGAGACGTGCAGTTCAGATGCAGTGTTCACAAAAACACGAACAAAGGACTTGATGTGAAAACAGTATTTTATCATCACTCAGATCATAACATCCAGTCAGACTGACCATGCTTTGGCGCATTCATGCATTGATTATGTACAATTATCTGCTGTTTCCCACCTTATTAATTGCTTGGgaacaatacattttattctcTCCTCAAAAAAAATGggtgaaattgtattatttattttgtaaatgtgtcCTGAATAGATTGATTGCTCTCAGCTGAATCTTGACTTTCACTTATGACTGTGGCTAATGCAAACAGTTCCTTCTTCATTTGTCCTGCAGATAGATaagtgtgtattagtgtgttccAGAGTGTGTATTGGGGTGTGTTCCACAGTGTGTATTAGTGTTTTTTCGGGGGTGTGTATTGGGGTGTGTGATGCCGTACCCCGCTCTATGGCTCCGGTGAGGCCGGCGAGGAAGCCTGCGCTGTGGTACAGGGGCAGATAGATGTAGAGGATGTCTGCGGAGCTCACACCTGTCATGCGCTGCAGGGACGACATCAGCCAGAGTCTGTGGTGGCTGATCACTGCTGCTTTAGGAAGACCTGCAGCACACAGATACAGCTGAGCAAGAGTGACCCCTGCACCCGCCTCACACACCGAGAGAGAGCGCAGACTCACCTGTGGTGCCGGAGGTGTAGATGTAGAGGGCGGGGCTCCGGATGCTGATGTCACGCCTCAGGCTGAGGGGCGGAGCCTCTTCTGACGTGCACCGTACCGCAGCTGACAGATTGATGATGCCATCCGTCTCGCAGCTGCCGAACAGCAGGAGCACAGATATGCCACGCATGTGCAGAGACGGCAGAACCTCAGCCACCGCCGGAGCCAGATCTgcacaaacacagaacaacactaTAGATGTACTTCAGTCACTAAACCAGCAGCAGCCAGTCAATTCATCTGTGTCTCATGAATTTAGTGGATTAGTTTAAACCTGCACAGGCATTTCCATCTGACAACTCTTCAAAAACCAAACCCatacacagtgttggggaaagttactgtAAAAGTATTGTAttgcaatattgtgttactccctgAAAAAATAACTTATTGCATTACTAGGCtacgtttgtttttttacattacttCTTCTCATCTGGGCTTGGTTGCTTgttcttaataataaaaaagttatatttctaGCAAATGTAAAAGTACAGTAGAGTTCAACACTCGTCagcattaaagaaaaattatgtttatctaaagtcatttttgcttactagtatggttgaattggatcattgAAGGCCAGCAGCAAACACATTgcttaataaaatgggattaaatacattaaggatatttatgttaattaacatttaattattgcaggtttgcattatattctgaatttgcatttaactgtttttattccTTTTGAGGAACACTGAACCTGTTTTTGTGCAGTGAGGTGATAAACACATGTTCAtgtttagtctagaac is a window of Carassius carassius chromosome 23, fCarCar2.1, whole genome shotgun sequence DNA encoding:
- the slc27a2a gene encoding solute carrier family 27 member 2a, which codes for MIYSVLLGLAVSCLLVLYVRFPYFTQDLMFALRTVKVGWLVNRFGRRSPCYTILDRFTDIARSHPQKPFLVFEGQVFSYRDVDRISNRVANALRERALVHPGQTVSLFHGNAPQYVCTWLALAKLGCTVALLNTNLRSRSLLHCCDCCCATALITDADLAPAVAEVLPSLHMRGISVLLLFGSCETDGIINLSAAVRCTSEEAPPLSLRRDISIRSPALYIYTSGTTGLPKAAVISHHRLWLMSSLQRMTGVSSADILYIYLPLYHSAGFLAGLTGAIERGITVVLRRKFSASQFWADCREHNVTVIQYIGEVMRYLCNTPKSERDRDHRVRLALGNGIRAETWEEFLQRFGNVHICECYGATEGNIGFINYSGKIGSIGRVTAIHKMLVPFAFIKFDPETEEPVRDSAGLCVEVAPGETGLLVAKISEIAPFSGYVKNPAQTEKKKLKNVFKKGDLFFNTGDLISADRHGFLYFQDRIGDTFRWKGENVATTEVSEILLMLDSIEAANVYGVRVSGHEGRIGMAALKLTDGTEFDRSATYKHVKNLLPAYARPHFIRIQDELDMTGTFKQVKGQLVQEGFDPNIIQSKLFFLDESKQTFVPMTQELYSSILNGHTRL